In bacterium, the sequence TAGTCCTCTCGCGTTCGAGATCACCAAGAAAGCGGCGCGCGGCAAAGTATTCGGGCGAGGAAAGAGCGTTGGTCGAAACCGCTTTCCTGAAGTAGATCATCCTATCCCGACCATCGGGGGAGAGAAGCCCCTGGTAGAACCACATCTGGCATCGGATATCCGATGTCGAGAGGTTCTCCACCTGCCCAAGCGAAAATGACTCTTCGGCGGCAGCGATTGCAGCGGCAGCAGCACTCTCGAGCTCGCGGCCGACCGCTTCGGAGTCGCCGGGATCGGCCGCCGCCGCCTGCTCGAGGGCCCTTGCCCAAATCGTCGCTGGCAGGCCTTCGCCAGAGTCCGAGTGCCGATTCCCGACGCCCCAGCGTCGACGACCGGGGAGATAGTCCGCGGAGCTGCGAGTCCCCCCGCCTGCTCGCGACGACGCGAGAATCAGCCTCGCCTCCTGGTCTCGGCGAAGCGGCATTACCTCGTCGTAGTTGACCAGCAACTCTCCATCGCGATTCGCCGAGAGAGGGGATGCTGCCGAGAGGAACAATGCCATGAATTCCGACGATTGATCGGTAGGCAGCCGATCAGTGGAGCTCGATCGCGAAATCTGAGCACCTTCAGAGAATCGGATGGCATCGCGGAGGATGTGGAGTCCTGGATCCAGCCTTTCCGGCGCAGCGTCTCGAGCATATCGATCCAGCTCCGCGAGAGCATCCGAGGGGGCGCTCGCCAGCAGGAGCGACTCCACATGCGAACGGATGAGCCACGCCGGCGCGACGCCGTCCCACTCGTCGATCAGGGTTCGGTAGAGATCTGCAGCCTTCGCCGCCTCGTCAGTGTAGCCAGCTTCGGCCAACACCTTGTGCGCTTCAGCGCGAAGAGGGCGCTGATCCCGAAGGCGAGGCACGCCGCCATTCTCTCTCGCCGTCGTTGAACCCAAGAGACCCAGCGCAGCTTTGGCCATCTGCGTTTCGCGAGTGCGGATCAGCAAGTCTGCCACGCGAGACTCGATGTCTTCGCCCGTACCCCTGACGATCTTCGACATCTCTCGCAGGCAGTATGAACGCCGATCGGCTGGACACTCTTCGATTGCGTCAGTGATTCGCCGGACTCCGCGGTCTGCCTCCTGACTCTCGAGAGCGAAGAGCCTGAGGAAGAGGTCTCGCGTAATACGCCCGCTTCCTTCGTCGGGGTTCGAGGAATCGGCGACCAGCGACCAGACCGCGAGATGGAAGACATGATCGGGATCCGAGACTCTCAAGAATGACTTGGCCACTTCCCTAAACGTCTCTTGCCCCATGTCCAAAGCAGTCGGATTCTGTCTACGTAGAATCGCCAACAGGCAAATCTCTTCGGGCTCGTAAGGCTGAACGCCCTTCGACTCAGTCTCCTCTCGACGAGCTGGCGGACTGTGGAGAAGGCTCCAGCGAATGTACGACTCCCGGAGGTTTGCTCGATCCCGCCAGCTCCGCCGCTCGTCCCGGAATATGGCCGTCGCAGGCCGAAGGTAGGCCTGACACTGGATGCCGAGCTGCGCTCTCACGAAGAGTGGTCGCTGACCAGAGAAGCTCCTCGCGAATTCCGAGTACGCGGTCGCCGAATCGGCCGCGACAGCTTCGGAAAAGACTTCGCTCGCCTCCTCGAATCTCCACCATCCAAGATGATCTATACCCTTGGCGACCTTCTTGCGGGCGATCGAGGAATCGTCCTCCGCGCGCTCGTCTTCAGAGAGACTCGCTGAGATCACACCCTCGACGCAATCAACGGCTCGACGAAGAAAGGTCTGTGTCCCCGTCATATCCTGCCGAATGTATGCGTCGCAGAATGTGAGCGCGGGGATCACTTCAACGAGATCATGCGCTTCGCGGCCTTCTGTCTGCAGCCATCGCTTTTGAAGCTCAGAGTGTAGGTGATACAGGAACGCGAGAGAAAACCGTTCTTCCATCCAACTTCGCGTCTCCTCCGTTGACTGCGCGAGGAACCCGTCCGCGAACGAATCGATCGGAAGAATCGGACCTTCTACGAGGAATTCCGCAAGCGACTTCTCCAACAAAGAGCGAAGTCGCGCCGGAGGCGCGTCCGGAAACTGGAGTAATCGGCCGGGACGCATCCTGAACGAAACGGTGCCTCCACCGGCGATATCCTGCTGAGGATTGACCGAGTACGAAAAACCGACCTGGCCGGTGAGGCGAAAGAACGCCGCCTCGAGCGCTTCGCCGACGTGACCCGCGGACGACTCGTCAAGGTGTGAGACCAGCCCAGCTCGAGGCGCCTCGATGTTGATCCTGACCGGTTCGAATGAACTCTGTTCGATGGCCGGCGTCACCCCAAAGACGCGAAGAAGATCCTCGGCTTCGGTCTCGGATCGACTCGGAGGCTTCGAGCCAAGCGACGGCGGATGGGCTACTCGGTCGCCAACCGCTTCTGCAAGAATCGCATGTAGGTCAACGTCCAATCGGGGGAAGAGACTCTGGGGAATACAGGCCGGCGAAACGAGTCCGGACGCTCGCGACGCATGGCGCTTCACCAGAGCCTGCTGAAGAGTCAGGGGGTCCTGGATCCACCGACGAACTGCGCGTTCGAGGTGTGGGTCGATAACGCCCGCCTCGTCAAGAAGCCGGTCGACCGCGAGCGGCGTGAGCGCCATCTCGGGCGCTCGACAGATCTGATCCAGCAGAGCCTCCACGACCAGCGCCTCTTGAGAGTCAAGGCTGCCTGTCGCGGCGGCAACGGGAACAGCCCACGGAGGGAGCGTCGTCTTGTCGAACACCTGGGCATGACCGAGCTCCGCCAGTCGCTCCGATAGCGCTAGCGCGGCTGCGTCGTTGGAAGCGCGGAGTCTTGCGGCCCCCCACCGAATCCCAGCCGGAAGCTGAAAGCGCGTCTCCCCTGAATTCGAGAAGGACGGGCCTTCACCCGGCCCGAAAGAGACGATGGCAACGTCGCTGGACAGAGTGTGCCATTGAACCTGAAGGTCCTCCGGGAGAGGCACGCCCAGGGAACGCTCCAGATCGCCAGACTGCTTCCGCCATTCCCGTACCAACCGATCTTCAGAGAGTCTGCGATAGGGATTCAGAGAAAGCGTCAGCTGAGATGGACGCCGCGCCAACGGCTCATTGGCTTGTACGCCATGAGTCAGCCAGAGATCGGCCGGAACCCGACCCGCACGCTTTTCGAGATCACGCAGCAGCCTTTCGGCGTGATCGCCGCCTTTGGAAGCGAGGACCCAGCTGATCGCTTCGTCCACCTTCGATCTCGTATCGATCTGATCCGCATTGATGTCTTCTAGAACCTCGAGACGACGGGCAACATTCTGGGCATAGTCTGCACGCTGGGAGGCCCAATATGCTATTGCGACGCTCAGCAAGACCAGACCAGAAGCCGCGAGAACAGACAACGTAGGCCTGAGGATCCTCACCGCTCTCGCCCTTCGGCTGATCCAGGCTTCGAGCATCTTTCCGAGTGCGTCGTGTTGAAGCTCGTAGTACGTGTGGTGCCGAGTACGCCTGCGGCGAACTACGAAGTTCGATTCAAGAGAACTCAGAATTCTCTCAAGTCGTCGACGTGATACTTTCGCGTGTTTCCGCAGTCGCTCCTTCTCGAACGTCATCTTCAAACCGTCAGGTGGTGCAAGGCATTCCAGCACCATTGCGGCTTGGAGACGGTCGATTATAGAGAGGCTGCCTGTTGCGCTCCTGATGAACTTGTTGCAGATCCCATCTCGTCCGCCCAGCCGTTCGTAGGCATCGAGCGTTAGCCGCATAGCCTTCGACTCAAGGGCGTCATCCCATAGGACCTTACCGATCACCTGCAGCGTAGTAAGCTCGATACTCGCCCTATTCGAGCGTGAACGATCGATTTTCTCCAGATCAGATCTGATCCGCTTCACGAGGTCTGGATCGATGCTTCTCCCGAAGTGCTCGATGGGCTCGATCAGTGCACGCTCAGCGGCGTCACCATCCAGCGCCTGAAGTCGCATCGTGGATTGAAGGATCGAGAGAATCGTCGTCTTGAACGGATCCAGCGCCGCCAGGTACTCCTCTCGCAGGGACAAGAGAATTCGCACGTCGCTTTCACAAGCAAGAATGGCCGCCAGCTCCGCTCGAAAAGTATCGACTTCAGCCGGCTCGCGTAGAAGCAGGAACTCGAGCTGATCGAGGATGAGCACGACGCTTCGACCGGGACGCGCACCATCTATCGTCGAAGCGAGATCTGCGTCCTCAGCTACGACACCAGGTGCGCCTTCGAGAGACTTCCTCAGGCTCCGCCTGAGTGGCGCCATCCAGTCGTCCGTGGCCCACGAGTCGTGATAGACGACGTAGGCACCCGACTCTCTCAGTTCTGGAACAACCAAGGCCCGGAGGACGGATGTCTTTCCTACACCCGAAGGCGCGTAGAGCACGCTGATTCGCGCGGAGTAGATTTTGTTCGAGATCCTGGTCGCGTCATCGTCTCGGCCTGTGAAGATCGCTCGCTGACCTTCATGGTACGGACGGATGCCTACGAACGGGTGCTCATCGGGAGTCATGATCGCTTCTGCGCGACCGGTTCTCACGCCGCGCCATCCGACTCTTCGAGAACCTCGCGCGCGAACTTCTCAGGGTCCAGCCGCACAAGCGTCGCCGGCAGACGCTCCCACCACAGCTCCTCGAGTGAACTGGTAGGCTCCCGAACAGCGTAGAGCCGCTTGAACGAATCGCGAAACGCGTTCAGGATCAATCTGTACTGCCAGATATCGAGTGCGTACCCGACGAAGACGACAGTGTTTTCCGAAATTCTTCGAAGGAACTGAGACGGAACTTTCGAGTGCTGGTTCTCCATCTTCGAAAGCAGTGAGATGTAGTCGGTTTCTGTCGCAACTACCGTGTCAACGTCGCTGGCAGGCACGTTCGCCGCAATCGTTTCCTTCGACCGTCTCGGAAGGAGCCGAGCAATCTTTGGTGCGCCGAGCACCTTGTAGATGACCGTTTCGTCCTCGAGGTTCAGGAGCAGATCGTCAGCGAGCGTAAAACTCGCACTCGTCTTCCATCCCTCGGAACCGGGACTGCGATCGACTCTGATCAACTGCCCCTCGTTCGAGGCATCGATCGCATTGATCACGTGGGCGACGATGGTGTACGGGCGCTCGGCCCTCTCGAACTCCTGCTCGAGCACCCAGTCCGAGCTCGCAGAGACGACGAGTCCTGCCGTCATCTCTCTCGCTATCGCGCGATGCATCGCGGTCGCGGCGCTCTCTGCGGAGACCGCGCCGAGCGCAGATTCAAGATATCCAAGGAAAACTGCACGACTCTCGGATACCTGAAACACCTGCTCACAGTTCGTTGCGAGCGAATCCCCGGGCTCGTCGCTGATTCCCGCGAGTTCGAGAATCGATCTCGCGAGCTCGAACGAGCCCAACTTCCCCGTACCGAACAAGCCCGGTCCGATGAACGGGATCACCTCATTGACGCTGAATAGATTCCGAAGGGCGCGTAGCCGAGCGAGCTCCGGCCGCGGAGCAGGACTGCCGGCACCCTTCGGAAGCGAGGCCTTGGCGATGAAGATGGGCCCCGACTTCGCGTAGCCCGCGCCGCCCGGAACCTGTTCGCCGGTGTCTTCCCGGACGTTCCTCTCCAGGTAGTCGCGCAGTTCGTCTACATCGACATAGCCGTCCCTGTTCTGATCAGCCTCACCGGACTCCAATCCCCGCACAAGCCACTTCGCGAACGGACTGAGCCCGACATCGGTCTCCGCGATCGATCTCTGGTACGCCTTTGATGACCAGATCACATACTTCCCGCGACCCGAACCCAGCGCTGAACGCCAACCCGATTCCGCATCTGCGGCGCCTTTGAACTCTCGGGCGAAGGCGCCAGCGAAGCAGCAGTCGAGCATCAAGACGATCTGGCTGATCGAGGTGTTGTCAATTTTCGCCTTGAGGTCGGATGCCGCGAACGAAGTGTCAGCGACATGGTCCGAGGACGTATCACTCGACGCAAGAAAGAGCTGATCCCCGTCGCTGATCATCCCGTGACCCGAGATGAAGATGACGAGGAGCCGGGCCTCCGGACGCTTCAGTGCATTGGTGACGGCGATCCGCATCTCTCTGAGATCCGGATCGACAACGTCGTCGACAGTGAAGCCGCAAGCTTCACTCTCGAGAACAGACTTGAGCGCGGCAACGTCCCGAGCCGGCGTTCTCAGATCGGCGATAGAAGCATCCGAGTACTCGCCGACGCCGAGAAGAAGCGCGTGGCAGCCGGTGAGGTCACCATCGCTGCTCACGGCGCGGATCCGGACTCGTCGCCGTTCTGGGATGCCTTCGCAGCCTCGACAAAGGATGCAATTAGATCCTTGACGGCTTCATCGTCGATTCGTTCGGAATCCAGCTCGATCGAGTGCGCCCCTACCCTGATGTTGACTCGGGTGCGCTCGCGCTCGCCCCATGTG encodes:
- a CDS encoding caspase family protein; translated protein: MSSDGDLTGCHALLLGVGEYSDASIADLRTPARDVAALKSVLESEACGFTVDDVVDPDLREMRIAVTNALKRPEARLLVIFISGHGMISDGDQLFLASSDTSSDHVADTSFAASDLKAKIDNTSISQIVLMLDCCFAGAFAREFKGAADAESGWRSALGSGRGKYVIWSSKAYQRSIAETDVGLSPFAKWLVRGLESGEADQNRDGYVDVDELRDYLERNVREDTGEQVPGGAGYAKSGPIFIAKASLPKGAGSPAPRPELARLRALRNLFSVNEVIPFIGPGLFGTGKLGSFELARSILELAGISDEPGDSLATNCEQVFQVSESRAVFLGYLESALGAVSAESAATAMHRAIAREMTAGLVVSASSDWVLEQEFERAERPYTIVAHVINAIDASNEGQLIRVDRSPGSEGWKTSASFTLADDLLLNLEDETVIYKVLGAPKIARLLPRRSKETIAANVPASDVDTVVATETDYISLLSKMENQHSKVPSQFLRRISENTVVFVGYALDIWQYRLILNAFRDSFKRLYAVREPTSSLEELWWERLPATLVRLDPEKFAREVLEESDGAA